Proteins encoded in a region of the Micropterus dolomieu isolate WLL.071019.BEF.003 ecotype Adirondacks linkage group LG07, ASM2129224v1, whole genome shotgun sequence genome:
- the LOC123974195 gene encoding glycerol kinase-like isoform X2, protein MDPLVAAIDQGTSSTRFLVFNAKTAELISHHQVEINQSFPKEGWVEEDPKEIMQSVYECMERTCEKLCQLNVDISNIKAVGVTNQRETTLVWDKVTGEPLYNAIVWLDLRTQSTVERLISKTPGQNKNHFKHKTGLPISTYFSAVKLRWLLDNVDEVRQAVLSERAMFGTVDSWIIWCLTGGRNGGVHCTDVSNASRTMLFNIHTMDWDPELCRYFDVPMEILPKVRSSSEIYGWMNSGPLAAVPISGCLGDQSAALVGQMCFKEGQAKNTYGTGCFLLRNTGTKLVMSDHGLLTTVAYKLGKDEPACYALEGSVAIAGAVVRWLKDNMGIVQSSSEIEKLAAAAGTSYGCYFVPAFSGLYAPYWEPSARGIICGLTQFTNRSHLAFAALEAVCFQTREILDAMNQDSGIPLTQLQVDGGMTSNRLLMQLQADILCIPVVRPTMSETTALGAAMAAGAAEGVEVWSLSPGHLPQVTSEKYEPQINCDESEFRFARWKKAVQRAMNWETTEPCFNANDHKQ, encoded by the exons ATGGACCCGCTGGTTGCTGCCATTGACCAGGGCACGAGCTCGACGAGGTTTCTG GTGTTCAATGCAAAAACAGCCGAACTGATAAGTCACCACCAAGTAGAGATCAACCAGAGCTTCCCCAAGGAGGG ctgggtggaggaGGACCCCAAGGAGATAATGCAGTCTGTCTATGAGTGCATGGAGAGGACCTGTGAGAAACTCTGCCAGCTCAACGTCGACATCTCCAACATAAAAG CGGTCGGGGTGACCAACCAGAGAGAGACCACCCTGGTTTGGGACAAAGTGACCGGAGAGCCACTCTACAACGCCATTG TTTGGCTGGACCTGCGCACTCAGTCAACAGTGGAGCGGCTCATCAGCAAAACTCCGGGACAAAACAAGAACCATTTCAAG CACAAGACGGGCCTTCCCATCAGTACCTACTTCAGTGCAGTGAAGCTACGCTGGCTGCTGGACAACGTGGACGAAGTGCGACAGGCAGTGCTAAGTGAGCGTGCCATGTTTGGGACGGTGGACTCCTGGATTATATGG TGCCTGACGGGAGGCAGGAACGGAGGGGTCCACTGTACAGACGTCTCAAATGCCAGTCGCACCATGCTCTTTAACATTCACACCATGGACTGGGATCCTGAACTCTGCag GTACTTTGATGTCCCGATGGAAATCCTCCCCAAAGTCAGAAGCTCCTCTGAAATATACGGCTGGATG AACTCCGGCCCTCTCGCAGCAGTTCCCATCTCAGGG TGTCTTGGGGACCAGTCGGCTGCCTTGGTTGGTCAGATGTGCTTCAAGGAAGGCCAGGCCAAAAACAC GTACGGGACTGGTTGCTTCCTGCTCCGAAATACAGGGACCAAG CTTGTGATGTCAGACCACGGCCTGCTCACCACAGTTGCCTACAAGCTGGGAAAAGACGAGCCTGCCTGCTATGCATTGGAG GGTTCAGTGGCCATCGCAGGGGCAGTGGTACGGTGGCTGAAGGACAACATGGGCATTGTGCAGTCTTCCTCAGAGATCG AGAAActagcagctgcagcaggcacGTCTTACGGCTGTTACTTTGTGCCGGCTTTCTCCGGGCTCTATGCCCCCTACTGGGAGCCCAGTGCAAGAGG CATCATCTGTGGGCTCACTCAGTTCACCAACAGGAGCCACTTGGCGTTTGCAGCCCTTGAGGCTGTCTGCTTTCAAACCAGAGAG ATCCTTGATGCAATGAACCAGGACAGCGGCATCCCCCTGACGCAGCTGCAGGTGGATGGAGGCATGACGTCCAACAGATTACTGATGCAGCTGCAGGCCGACATCCTCTGCATTCCCGTAG TGCGACCCACCATGTCAGAGACAACGGCTCTGGGTGCAGCCATGGCAGCGGGGGCAGCAGAGGGGGTGGAAGTGTGGAGCCTGAGCCCCGGGCACCTCCCACAGGTCACGAGTGAGAAGTATGAGCCGCAGATCAACTGTGACG AGAGCGAGTTCCGCTTTGCTCGGTGGAAGAAAGCCGTCCAGAGAGCCATGAACTGGGAGACCACAGAGCCTTGCTTCAATGCCAACG
- the LOC123974195 gene encoding glycerol kinase-like isoform X1, protein MDPLVAAIDQGTSSTRFLVFNAKTAELISHHQVEINQSFPKEGWVEEDPKEIMQSVYECMERTCEKLCQLNVDISNIKAVGVTNQRETTLVWDKVTGEPLYNAIVWLDLRTQSTVERLISKTPGQNKNHFKHKTGLPISTYFSAVKLRWLLDNVDEVRQAVLSERAMFGTVDSWIIWCLTGGRNGGVHCTDVSNASRTMLFNIHTMDWDPELCRYFDVPMEILPKVRSSSEIYGWMNSGPLAAVPISGCLGDQSAALVGQMCFKEGQAKNTYGTGCFLLRNTGTKLVMSDHGLLTTVAYKLGKDEPACYALEGSVAIAGAVVRWLKDNMGIVQSSSEIEKLAAAAGTSYGCYFVPAFSGLYAPYWEPSARGIICGLTQFTNRSHLAFAALEAVCFQTREILDAMNQDSGIPLTQLQVDGGMTSNRLLMQLQADILCIPVVRPTMSETTALGAAMAAGAAEGVEVWSLSPGHLPQVTSEKYEPQINCDESEFRFARWKKAVQRAMNWETTEPCFNANGLGKKMNGAPWGVPPTPPPTRADP, encoded by the exons ATGGACCCGCTGGTTGCTGCCATTGACCAGGGCACGAGCTCGACGAGGTTTCTG GTGTTCAATGCAAAAACAGCCGAACTGATAAGTCACCACCAAGTAGAGATCAACCAGAGCTTCCCCAAGGAGGG ctgggtggaggaGGACCCCAAGGAGATAATGCAGTCTGTCTATGAGTGCATGGAGAGGACCTGTGAGAAACTCTGCCAGCTCAACGTCGACATCTCCAACATAAAAG CGGTCGGGGTGACCAACCAGAGAGAGACCACCCTGGTTTGGGACAAAGTGACCGGAGAGCCACTCTACAACGCCATTG TTTGGCTGGACCTGCGCACTCAGTCAACAGTGGAGCGGCTCATCAGCAAAACTCCGGGACAAAACAAGAACCATTTCAAG CACAAGACGGGCCTTCCCATCAGTACCTACTTCAGTGCAGTGAAGCTACGCTGGCTGCTGGACAACGTGGACGAAGTGCGACAGGCAGTGCTAAGTGAGCGTGCCATGTTTGGGACGGTGGACTCCTGGATTATATGG TGCCTGACGGGAGGCAGGAACGGAGGGGTCCACTGTACAGACGTCTCAAATGCCAGTCGCACCATGCTCTTTAACATTCACACCATGGACTGGGATCCTGAACTCTGCag GTACTTTGATGTCCCGATGGAAATCCTCCCCAAAGTCAGAAGCTCCTCTGAAATATACGGCTGGATG AACTCCGGCCCTCTCGCAGCAGTTCCCATCTCAGGG TGTCTTGGGGACCAGTCGGCTGCCTTGGTTGGTCAGATGTGCTTCAAGGAAGGCCAGGCCAAAAACAC GTACGGGACTGGTTGCTTCCTGCTCCGAAATACAGGGACCAAG CTTGTGATGTCAGACCACGGCCTGCTCACCACAGTTGCCTACAAGCTGGGAAAAGACGAGCCTGCCTGCTATGCATTGGAG GGTTCAGTGGCCATCGCAGGGGCAGTGGTACGGTGGCTGAAGGACAACATGGGCATTGTGCAGTCTTCCTCAGAGATCG AGAAActagcagctgcagcaggcacGTCTTACGGCTGTTACTTTGTGCCGGCTTTCTCCGGGCTCTATGCCCCCTACTGGGAGCCCAGTGCAAGAGG CATCATCTGTGGGCTCACTCAGTTCACCAACAGGAGCCACTTGGCGTTTGCAGCCCTTGAGGCTGTCTGCTTTCAAACCAGAGAG ATCCTTGATGCAATGAACCAGGACAGCGGCATCCCCCTGACGCAGCTGCAGGTGGATGGAGGCATGACGTCCAACAGATTACTGATGCAGCTGCAGGCCGACATCCTCTGCATTCCCGTAG TGCGACCCACCATGTCAGAGACAACGGCTCTGGGTGCAGCCATGGCAGCGGGGGCAGCAGAGGGGGTGGAAGTGTGGAGCCTGAGCCCCGGGCACCTCCCACAGGTCACGAGTGAGAAGTATGAGCCGCAGATCAACTGTGACG AGAGCGAGTTCCGCTTTGCTCGGTGGAAGAAAGCCGTCCAGAGAGCCATGAACTGGGAGACCACAGAGCCTTGCTTCAATGCCAACG
- the si:dkey-219c10.4 gene encoding LOW QUALITY PROTEIN: high affinity cGMP-specific 3',5'-cyclic phosphodiesterase 9A (The sequence of the model RefSeq protein was modified relative to this genomic sequence to represent the inferred CDS: substituted 1 base at 1 genomic stop codon), producing MATKIIYFTVNGRPEKAEFPMDCPAQDVKDLFRSAAEAGPHDILKLYNPKGNIINISPSLEPNSPNSCYKLEVVASECNSEPLDKXLNTVRVVCELRLQGLEKKILIEAGETPAVVYEMKKQVDRFRDKLESVEHLSWLGLFKDLSEGTHKPSPFYHKRTLRKTRKECEHVREKFLQMRHVHVSDEVRQYLKTPTFDNWQWEDAEIMVLLHVMYADLDFIATFNIEPEVLQQFLFEVYQRYNNIPFHNFKHCFCVTQMMYGLIWLTDLRSKMDSIDLLIMLTSAVCHDLDHTGYNNAYQINARTELALRYNDISPLENHHCAVAFGLLEKTESNIFRNVSMDQYKRIREGIIKCILATDMTRHNEILNKFKSILPAFDFTNKDHRDVLMMILIKVSDISNEARPMEVAEPWLDCLLQEFYNQSDMEKLEGLPVTPFMDRDKVTKPSSQTGFIRFVLLPLFIELANLFPCLEQHIIDPVRKALDYYTEMEKALERETQNRAQSENAAKSKETQSTADSQTDAVGPEASKPDAQ from the exons ATGGCAACGAAAATCATCTACTTCACAGTGAATGGGAGACCAGAAAAGGCTGAATTCCCGATGGACTGCCCTGCTCAGGATGTCAAAG ATCTGTTCCGCTCTGCAGCCGAGGCAGGACCCCATGACATCCTGAAGCTGTACAACCCCAAAGGCAACATCATCAACATCTCCCCGAGTCTGGAGCCCAACAGCCCAAACTCCTGCTACAAGCTGGAGGTGGTGGCCTCCGAGTGCAACAGTGAGCCGTTAG ATAAATGACTTAACACTGTGCGGGTGGTGTGTGAGCTCAGACTGCAGGGCCTGGAGAAGAAAATCCTGATTGAAGCCGGTGAGACCCCTGCAGTTGTGTATGAGATGAAGAAACAGGTGGATCGATTCCGGGACAAACTAGAG AGTGTGGAGCATCTGAGCTGGCTGGGATTATTTAAAGATCTGTCAGAGGGAACACACAAGCCCTCCCCATTTTACCACAAGAGAACCCTACGAAAAACCAGGAAAGAGTGTGAGCATGTACGGGAAAAGTTTCTTCAAATGAGGCACGTTCAC GTATCAGACGAAGTGAGGCAGTACTTAAAGACCCCAACCTTTGATAACTG gcagtGGGAGGACGCAGAGATAATGGTGCTCCTGCATGTCATGTACGCAGATTTAGATTTCATAGCGACCTTCAACATTGAGCCTGAAGTCCTGCAACAGTTCCTGTTTGAAGTCTATCAAAGATACAACAACATCCCTTTCCACAACTTCAAGCATTGCTTCTGTGTTACCCAgatg ATGTATGGTTTGATCTGGCTGACTGACCTGAGGAGTAAGATGGACAGCATTGACCTGCTGATCATGTTGACCTCTGCAGTTTGCCATGACCTCGATCACACAGGATACAACAATGCCTATCAG ATAAATGCTCGGACAGAACTTGCTCTTCGCTACAATGACATCTCTCCACTGGAGAACCACCACTGTGCTGTAGCTTTTGGTTTACTGGAGAAG aCAGAGAGCAACATCTTCAGAAATGTGTCCATGGATCAATATAAACGGATAAGAGAAGGGATCATAAA ATGCATTCTGGCCACAGACATGACAAGGCACAATGAGATTCTCAACAAGTTCAAGTCCATCCTGCCAGCTTTTGACTTCACCAACAAGGACCACAGAGATGTG CTGATGATGATTCTGATCAAAGTGAGCGACATATCCAATGAGGCGAGGCCCATGGAGGTGGCTGAGCCTTGGTTGGACTGTCTTCTGCAGGAATTCTACAACCAG AGTGATATGGAGAAGTTGGAGGGTCTTCCAGTCACCCCCTTCATGGATCGGGACAAAGTAACCAAGCCTTCATCTCAAACAGGCTTCATCAGATTTGTCCTTTTGCCTCTCTTCATCGAGCTGGCCAACCTTTTCCCCTGCCTGGag caacacatTATCGATCCGGTACGGAAGGCTCTTGATTACTACACAGAGATGGAGAAAGCACTGGAGAGGGAGACACAGAACCGGGCTCAGAGTGAGAATGCAGCCAAGAGTAAGGAGACACAGAGCACAGCTGACAGCCAGACTGATGCTGTTGGCCCCGAAGCCTCGAAACCAGACGCACAGTGA
- the nifk gene encoding MKI67 FHA domain-interacting nucleolar phosphoprotein gives MTESKAETAPKPAKELLALNPKQESEFKKKVQEAKKNKSSKGSHLTPGVIYVGHLPLGLFEPQLKTYFGQFGKVLRLRLSRSKKTGGSKGYAFVEFECDEVAKIVAETMNNYLMGERLIKCNVMPPEKVHEKLFVGSEREFKKPSHPAVARYNKKHTEEQITKLKDKLLRKESKLRKRLAARGIDYDFPGFAAQVPQKKKLSDSMNASTCSDDTTPVCTPSLLERRKSMVIDEDDADDEIVIKMPAVEKEEECSSSEEEDSDNEEEEDDDDSKSEEPSEEDAEAE, from the exons ATGACTGAAAGTAAAGCAGAAACGGCTCCTAAGCCGGCTAAAGAACTGTTGGCTCTGAACCCCAAGCAGGAGTCTGAGTTCAAGAAGAAGGTGCAGGAGGCGAAGAAGAACAAATCCAGCAAG ggGAGCCATTTGACCCCTGGAGTGATTTATGTCGGGCACCTGCCACTTGGGCTGTTTGAACCTCAGCTCAAAACGTACTTTGGACAGTTTGGTAAAGTCCTGAGGCTGCGGCTGTCCAGGAGTAAAAAG ACAGGTGGAAGCAAAGGCTATGCATTtgttgagtttgaatgtgatgaAGTAGCCAAAATTGTTGCAGAGACCATGAATAATTACCTCATGGGTGAGAGACTCATCAAAT GTAACGTGATGCCACCAGAGAAAGTGCATGAAAAGCTGTTTGTTGGCTCTGAAAGGGAATTTAAAAAACCCTCACATCCTGCTGTAGCCCGCTACaacaagaaacacacagaagAGCAGATCACCAAGCTGAAAGACAAACTCCTGCGGAAAGAATCGAAGCTCCGCAAGAGGCTTGCAGCACGTGGCATTGACTATGACTTCCCCGGATTT GCGGCCCAGGTCCCTCAGAAGAAAAAGCTGTCTGATTCCATGAATGCGTCTACATGTAGTGAT gACACCACACCAGTCTGCACCCCGTCTCTCCTGGAGAGGAGGAAGTCCATGGTCATTGACGAAGACGATGCAGATGATGAAATTGTCATTAAGATGCCAGCTgtagagaaagaggaagagtgCTCCTCCTCAGAGGAGGAAGATAGTgacaatgaggaggaggaggatgatgatgactCAAAGAGCGAGGAACCCTCTGAAGAGGACGCGGAGGCGGAGTGA